The Hemibagrus wyckioides isolate EC202008001 linkage group LG13, SWU_Hwy_1.0, whole genome shotgun sequence DNA window TCATATAATTTCACAGGATTTTACAGCATGTTAAAGCTAGATCATTCCTCTGTTGTCctgttttgtatttgttatcCCCTGTTAGATGTTGTATAATCATCAGTACTTCATTCAAAATTGGCATGTCTGTGTGCTGAAAATATACCAGTAGAGAATGTCTAAAGGCACAGCGGATGCAGTAGGAATGTAAATGAGGCTACTGGCAATTTTCCCAGAGTCACCAGCATGTATGATTTGAACTAAtcccttttgttttattttaggcGAAGCTTTCTCCAAACGGTGTAGTTCATATTTGTGGTACCTCTAGTTGTATGCGAATCCACACTTAAAGGTGGATTTGTAGAAATGTTCACTATGACAGTGGCACTGGGTTATATTGCAGCCTCACAGCTTCAGAGTCTCTAGTTTGTTCCTGAACTACCATCTCTGCAGAGATTCTGTAAATGTTCTCCCGTTTGTGCTGGTTTCTTCAGGGTTTACCACGTtcttcccacctcccaaaaacatgctggattGCCTGCACTAAATATCACcaggtgtgactgtgtgtacatggtgcttCGTGAGCTAGGTTGTATTCTTGTCTCACATTGAGCGCCGATGACCTGGATAACGCAATTACCGAAgatgaatgagtaaataaaagTCCTGTAGAACTTCTTTCTGTACTAAACGCTTGCTGTTTTGCCTTTCAGCATCATTTCCTGTGTCGTGAGCGTCCTCAAACTGTGGTGATGGATTTGATTGCGCGCACTAAAGATGCAGTGCGAGAGCTGGACAATCTACAGTACcggaaaatgaagaaaatactTTTCCAGGAAACGCACAATGGTCCTGCTGCAGAGGgcactgaggaggaggaggtaggTGAAGCTACTTGGCTGATTAATAACTGAAGGCTTGATTTCCATAGAGAGAATAAGAGCTTGACCGGCACCATGGTTTTCATCAATATAAACAGTTCATGGTATTAGTGAAATTCCCTGGACCATTTTATATTGTTAGCTTCATGGTATAAGACCTTAAACTTAAGAACTTTCCTGTTGCAGGGACAACATTACACACTAAGCAATACACAGCCTTAATATGGTTTCTTAATATTATTGAGTGTTTATTAGCTCTTCACAGCAACTACAGCTTGCTAATAGTTATGTATACACAAACTATCTTCTGATGGCAGTAgcattataatatataacaatagCATTAAAATGGTCAGACAGGTTTGAGCTGGCAGTGAGGACATAATAACTAATTTAATCACTCTGTATAAccatggtgagctgaaaagcatctcaaaacattTGACCCTGTGGTGGATCGGATACCACAGCAGATGATCATATCGGGTCCCAGTTCTGGCCTGAAAATGGAGAGTTGCGAATCCAGTCAGCAGTGAAACCCGACTGGGTCTATTGCCTCAGGGGTTGATGCGTTTGGAGATTTGAAATGCAAAAGATTGTTTCCACCTAgccaaactgctgctcactgagTACATTTGTGGATACTGTACTTGGTGGACAACCTATCAGTGGTTATTGACAGCTAAATTCAAGTTATAGAGTGATTGCCCTTAAATGATTGTCTAAAGATAGCAGCAACAGCAgccaaaagatcaacaacaacagtaacatATTAAAACCCCTTTGAGTTTGGACAGTTTATTCTTATAGATcagattttttactttattggCCAtcaatctacacacactttcaaaattttgttttgcacatttatttaaagtaaacaaaaatgaGAAACCTATTATTTAGACAAGTAACTCTTTTCTCAAGGACATCATAACATGTATACTGCCACCTCCGTGCTTCACCTCTGGGATGGTAGTAACTAGTTGATGAgctataattttttatttgagcTATAGTTTTTTGCCGGGCTCAGCACTTAAATTCAATTTTTATATTATCACACTAGAATACTCACAATATTCTATTTTAAAATCTTGGAATACTCTGTAGTCTTTTAAGTACAGAGGCTATAAAGGCCTGATTGGTGGATTATTTCTTAGATGGTTGTCCTTCCAGCATGTTTCCCTTCTCTCAGAGCTCTGGTAAAGTGGCCATTGGGTTCTTGGACACCTCCCTGACTCAAGGGCTTTCTAGCCTGGTTGCCAAATTTGGCCTGAAGGCCAGCTTTAGAAAACATCAATTTCTTAATGATGCATTTCGAAAACAAGTTTTTAAAATGGTTTTTAGAAATACCCTTACCTGATCTCCGTCTTAACACAGTTTGATCACAGAAAGTTGCTTTGACTTTGTGGCTTAGCTTTTGGTATAACATGCACAGCGAGTTGTGGGACTTTTGCTGCTGGTGGACTAAAAACATGTTTATGCTTTGTTGTTATGAATTATTGTGTAGAGTTTAATGGGGAAAAGGAAATGTAATCTAAAACACTAATATGTAGAAAGCACAGTGGTTAGGAAGCCACTGCAATTTGCTTATAACTTTGTGTTCTCTGTACGAGTGAGGTTTTCGCTATGCAACAACATTCTTAAAATAAGTCATGCTGGGTCATagtggttgatttttttttttatttttgtttgacacctgaccatcaggATGTGGAGCAATACATGCTGCGCACAGGCACAGTGAACAGCATGGAGAGCTCACACTCACTGCCCTCCATGTCGATCAGCGCCAGCTCACAGAGTTCTTCAGTGAACAGCCTAGCTGATGGCTCGGATGACAGCGGTGAGATGGCCATGATGCAGGAGGGAGAGCACACTGTCACCTCCAACAGCTCCGTATTGCACAAACCACTGGTCAGTATGTCATGAGTAAATTCACATAGGCCAAATTCAACCAGTAACCTCTAACACCTACATACTCCGCAAATCActgataattatattatattagctCATTAGTTGAGAAGAAGCCACGAGTGTACAAAGCTTAATCAGAAGCACTGCTAAATTTTTGTTCAACACTTTTATCGGCCACTGCGTGTTATTTCAGTGTTAGTCTTCACTATTGCATTTTTGTCCTTGTATATCCGTGTGTGTGAAAATTAAATGCTTCTGTACAGTGCCTTTTGTACATTTTCCAGATCTGATGGAGATGTATATGAGACAGTACCAAAGGCTGTGACTCACTAAAACTAAACCTGACTACACCAGGAGGGGGCTCCAGTGTGCAGCTGGGAAGCCTGTAGGCACCTaatgtataattaaaaaaatggaatttaattTGGTTCAGTCCAGACAATTTCCCTTTAATCAGACATTAAAGGGATTCCTATGCTATATTGTGGGGCAACTGTGTCGCATTAGCTTGGCAACAGACAAATATAgagtttttaaatgtaaatattgggTTTTGTCAATTTAGCCACTACCTATTAATACACACCGATATTAATTATTGTGAAGCAGCCACAACAGCACCCGGAATATCTCGTTACATTGCTGCATGGTTTCCGGTTTTCCAAATGGGGCACAGAAATTGTGATAGTACTTTCAACATTATGGCACATGTTTTGCAGCTATATGAATGGTTGCTCATCGCTCCTAATTTGTTCCGCAGAGCCATGATAACATCTATGACGAGCCCTACCAGCCTGAGGCGGACTCTCAGCAGCAGGGTCCgtctggaggaggaggtggtggaggagggaGACGTCGTAGAGGCCGTGATCACTTTGCCACTATACGTACGGCCTCACTGGTGACTCGTCAGATCCAGGAACACGAGCAGGGATCGGCACTCCGAGAGCAAATGACTGGCTACAAGCGTATGCGTCGACAGCACCAGAAGCAGCTGATGGCCTTGGAGAACAAGCTGAAGGCTGAGATGGATGAGCACCAGCTGCGGCTGGACAAAGAGCTTGAGACACAGAGGAACAACTTCAGCAGTGAGAGCGACAAGCTCAGCAAGAAACACCAGGCTGTACTGGAGAAAGAGGTGACAGAGAAGGATAACACTGTTTTAATGTGAAAGGAAAACACTATGTAGGACTTCCTGATAATTTAAAAACTTTGTAATGTGATCTAAGCATTAAAACAAATCTGTGATTTGTAAATTTGAATTTTCACAATATTATGGTGTATAGATTTTGTCCAAATCAGTGTGATTTACAGGAATGTGTAACTATGGAttcattttccttttctctGCAGGGTAAGAATGCTACAACAGAGGAAAAGAAGTTCCAACAGCACATTTTGACTCAGCAGAAGAAAGAGCTTACTACTCTGCTTGAGTCTCAGAAACGCCAGTATAGACAACGCAAAGAGCAGCTCAAGGAGGTAAATGACTTTAAAATTCAGGAGTTTCAAAATAGTTGAAATGGTACATATTTGGGTGTAGATGTACCAGTTTCAACATATAGCCACTGTTCTGCATAGCCCATTAAATGTCCCATAGTTTATTCCACTGTTAACTTCCATTTTGCACATGTTTCAAATCATTGTCTATAATGGTCAATATGTGCCTTAACTCTAGTACAATTGAAGCACCTTTGTAGTTTTACTCAACTTGAATAGAAATGGTATTTGGGAAAAACTCCACTGGCATTTCATTAGTGACGAGATATTATCATTATGTGCATAAAATAGCTGCTGCTGCCTTTAAATATTTAGTGTGTAACTGGATTGTTAGCGAGATGCCCTGATGTTACTGGCACCAGTTGCAATATTAGAGACTATTTCCCCTGTATGTCAGGTTTGCATTGCAATAAAGTCTGTTTTTCTCCTATGACAATTCTCTTCTGTGGCCCAGGAGCTAAATGAGAACCAATCCACACCAAAGCGAGAGAAGCAGGAGTGGCTGGTGCAACAGAAGGAGTGTTTGCAGCAGCACCAGGCTGAGGAAGAGGCAGGCTTGCTGCGACGCCAGAGGCAGTATTACGAGCTGCAGTGCCGCCAGTACAAGAGGAAGATGCTGCTGTCCCGACACAACATGGAGCAGGACCTACTCAGAGAGGTAACGTGTagccatttacacacactacctcaGGATGCATTTGTTCAGTATCAGACAGTTTGTTAAATTATGTGATCAGCAGTGTTGGGGCAGCGGTTTTGCAGTTGTAACCTTTCAAGCTACATGTTTGATTTAAAGTAGCTAAGCTACAGCAGAGATACCCTTTGATAAGTTACTAAAAAAAAGTACTCCACTGAAGCTACTTCATGACATTTAGGGAAAACAACAATGACATTTTCATTTGTGCTGCTTATTTAATGCACTATAAAACATGCACATGAAAAAGTGCTCGCCCCACTACTCAACCCAGTTTGTTTTCAGAAAAATCTAACAGGCATATGATCTACATAACATTTATATATCATCTTGGCTGATGCTAGCtgttaggttttattttttatttgttcatttatatgACAGTAATTCGACCACAGATATTCAACATACTCTACATTTTCACTGCAACAGAGCAAAAATACCTTCTTAATTTGAAAGCACAACTTAtttaacatatattttaattacTGCAGTTCTTGTGAAATGCAATTAAACTCTTAGCATCACTACTTTGAGCTAGCTACTCCCCATCACTGATGATCCTCTTGAGATACAGATGTGTAACAAATGAAATAGCATAAAATGTCATGAAGTcaccagaacagcttcagtgtGGCTTTATATCACAATATGTATGGCAATATGCAGGCTTTCTAAAACTACCAGCAATAAGTGTATAAAACCATTTAAAATCAAAATGCATCATGACATTATATCACAGAAAAGTCATTTATTTGTCAATAATATaattgtctgattttttttgtgtgtaccCTGTGGATGGGGAGGTAGTCACCCTGGAACAGACCATTTCCAGCAGTCTAGTAAAGTTTCATCCTAAGATACGGTGTACCTTTTAACACCCATGTTCTTGCTAAACTGGTGGCATCTAGTGCCTTCTGAACTCCTTAATGTGTAATGTTTTAGAACATGGAAGGCATATTGTTCTGTTTCAGTGTGTCAAAAGTCCTTAAGAACACATTTAACTTCCATTAAAGTCCATcaccaaacaaaaataaatctttcaaGGAATAGAGCTGTATTCTTTATGTTGCACGTACTGTGCAGGGTAAGCTTTACAGTTTACACTGTCCTCAATTCAATTATTTGTTTCATCCACTCATTCACATCTACAGCAATGTGACTGGAGCTCAGAggatgtatatgatgtgtttTATACTAATCAAAGAACAAGTAGCAGCTCACCACAGTTTCTACCTAATGCACATCCATGATCAGGTCTCAGGACTTGTCCAGTTTGTCATTTGAGCTGTGAAACTGACCAAAATACAGATGTCTATGTAACTTTTACAAGTACATGAATTAAaagaaaggaacaaaaaaatctGTAGATTACCAGTCACACATAACTCAGTTTAGGACTCCATATTTAAAATGGCCCACTGTAATAACATAATCAGTACCTGAACTGTTTTCTCTCTATACCTATAGGAACTGAATAAGAAACAGACCCTGAAGGACCTGGAGTGTGCAATGCTGCTGCGGCACCACGAGTCCACACAGGAGCTAGAGATGCGTCAACTGAGTCTGGTGCAGAGAACGCGGGCAGAGCTGATTCGGACGCAGCACCAGAGCGAACTCACCAACCAGCTCGAATACAACAAGCGGCGTGAACAGGAGTTGCGCCAGAAACATGCTGTCGAAGTCCGCCAACAGCCAAAGAGCctcagagtgagtgagcgtgacAGCATGGAGAGCAGTGGGGCGGGACCTGATGGATACGGGGTGGGGATTGATGATTCTTGCAGTGAGCTGGCACAGGAAAGGGCAGAAGATGCTTTTGAGGGAGTTGAGAGGGAAGAGGACACCAGTGTGTTCTATGGAGAGTGCACTCCTTCCATGAAAAATGGTGCACAAGTGGCAGAGAGTATAAAAGTTGATGAAACTGAGAAaagaaggagagtgtgtgtgggtggagggAGGAGTGATAAAGAAAGCCATTTGCAGCCTTTAGATGAGcacagcagagagaaagaggctgaTGGAGAGACAGAAGTGGAGATTATGCTATTTGAATACAACAAAGCAGAAAGCATGGATGAGCAGACGAAGTGCCACAGATTAGAGGGAGAAAATAAAGACTGGCAATTGGAGGAGAGAGTGGAGGACAAAGGTTTAGGGGACCAAAGACTAATAGAAGGGCTGCAGTGGGATAAGGAGGATGATGCAAGCAGTGAAACAGAGATAGAGACTgaggaagagggagaagaaggTAGAGGCGTGGCTGATGGCTGTCCCTCAGAGTTTATCCCTTCCTCTTCTCTTGAAATTCCTCAACGAGATGAGCTCTCTGAATTCTACTTCCCTGACACTCTAGAGGAACTGGAACCTCCTCCTATCTGCCCTCCTCCCAGCACGTCCATTTCTCAACCATCCATCCCTTCACTCTTTTCTCACACCATATGTCTtgtcctctccctctctgcagCTGCCAAGCCATCCTTCCCGACCCTCCTCTTCCTTTCTATCTTCCTTCTCTCCCTTCGTCGCTCACCTCCTCTTCCCTCTCTTGCATCCCTGGTTCTTTCCGCTGAGCTGGCTTTCTtggctctctttttctcctacCTATTCCTTCGCTCAGTCTGGTCACTCTCTCTTTCCGCATTCTTCTCACTCGTGCTCTGGGCATCGGGTCTGTTCAGCATGAGCCTGGCACTGAGTCTGGGCCTCTATTACGTTCCTTTGGCATTGATCTCCGCTTTCTTCCTCAGCTCGCCCTCACTCTTCCTTTCCCTCTACTTGGTGCTGGTGCTGGTGGTGCGTCCAGCACGCGTCTTCCTCCAGAATGCGCCCCGAAAGCTTGCCCGATTGTGGGTGCGGCTCCTCTTTCGTCTACCAAAGCCACTGTTCACTCTGTGCCAGTCGCTCACGGGTGGGATGGCTGAGCGCAGCCTTTTTGATATGTTCCCCAAAGCAGGACGTAATTGTGGTGGTAGGCACTCCCGTATACCGGTGCCTGCCCGGAGCCTACCCATTGAGCTCCAGGCCAAGCATGAGTCTTGGGTTTATGTATGGGTCAAGCGCTTTGCTCGACGTCCCTTGGGCGTTGTAGCAGATCTGGCTAACTCTTTAGTGCTGAGGTTAGCAAACAAAATCCTTAAAAAACTTCCCCTACATTACCTGAGCAAACTCAGGGCTTTAGGGCTTTTAAGGGAAGAGAAGCAGAGTAGGCTGCCCAGACTCCTACCACGTGAGGTGAGGGAACAGAAGCgcaggatgagagagagaagagagagggagcgcCGAAGAAGGGAGCGGGAGATGGTACACAGGGAGGAAGGGAGGTGGGAATGCGGACTGAGGAGGACATCCTCAGGAAGGAGCACAAGGGGGAAGATTGTGCCATGGAGGTAGATAGAAAACATGACGAGGGGAATGAACAAAGGAATTGCCAAAgtatttgctgtatgtgtgACTGACTGATCATTCATGCTGAGCATTcttatgtattgtttttttttttcatacattttttttgcacattcaGATTGAGCCTCTTATGTTTACTGGCTTTGAATCACCCCATTACATTCTGTCTGTTCTCTCATATTCACTATCCATCAGACAGTGAATATAAAGTATTAATCAAGACTGTGCTTTTCGTAAAAGTTTTATTACTGTCTTAATTTTAATcattgaataatttttttttgttcttaattACTAAGAAGTATGTCTTATGGTTATTATTTCATGACCATGTTTGTGCAATTCGTTTTCCAccctttccttttgtttttgtgtgcttGTGAAGGTTTTCAGAAAAGTTGCTAGCATTACATTTCAAAAGGGCAGTCAGAGAACGTTGTTGAGTCTGAAGCCATAGCTACAATTATGAAGATGAGGAAGTCACTGTACTGttgttttaacattttacacCAAAACCACCTCCCTTTTCAATTTCCCTAAACAGCCCTAAAGCCCCCACCACTACCACCCCAACCACAGAGAATAAGAACACTAGGAAATTCGATACAGTTAACTGCTTGCTTGTTCTGGGAGATCATATTGAATGTGCCTTGATATCATAGTGACTGTAGGCCCTTCCCTTTTCACGATATTTAAACAAGAAAGAGGTTCAAGTGGGTCTTGAACACTTCAGAATGTAGTGATGCTGATTAAAACGTCTGAACCATTAACCTGTTTTAAAGCCTGTGCAAAAAAGATTTCAGATAAAGGTTTAATCCTACATATACACTTATAAAAGAAAGTGCCTTCTAGCTGATTTGAGTGCTGGGCTAC harbors:
- the taok2b gene encoding serine/threonine-protein kinase TAO2 isoform X1 translates to MSRRRSFSTPSTISSGACPDVALAMPSSVRAGSLKDPEVAELFFREDPEKLFTDLREIGHGSFGAVYFAHDIRTNEVVAIKKMSYSGKQSNEKWQDIIKEVKFLQKLRHPNTVEYKGCYLREHTAWLVMEYCLGSASDLIEVHKKPLQEVEIAAIIHGALQGLVYLHSHNMIHRDVKAGNILLTEPGQVKLGDFGSASIVAPANSFVGTPYWMAPEVILAMDEGQYDGKVDVWSLGITCIELAERKPPLFNMNAMSALYHIAQNESPVLQSNHWSDYFRNFVDSCLQKIAQDRPTSDVLLKHHFLCRERPQTVVMDLIARTKDAVRELDNLQYRKMKKILFQETHNGPAAEGTEEEEDVEQYMLRTGTVNSMESSHSLPSMSISASSQSSSVNSLADGSDDSGEMAMMQEGEHTVTSNSSVLHKPLSHDNIYDEPYQPEADSQQQGPSGGGGGGGGRRRRGRDHFATIRTASLVTRQIQEHEQGSALREQMTGYKRMRRQHQKQLMALENKLKAEMDEHQLRLDKELETQRNNFSSESDKLSKKHQAVLEKEGKNATTEEKKFQQHILTQQKKELTTLLESQKRQYRQRKEQLKEELNENQSTPKREKQEWLVQQKECLQQHQAEEEAGLLRRQRQYYELQCRQYKRKMLLSRHNMEQDLLREELNKKQTLKDLECAMLLRHHESTQELEMRQLSLVQRTRAELIRTQHQSELTNQLEYNKRREQELRQKHAVEVRQQPKSLRVSERDSMESSGAGPDGYGVGIDDSCSELAQERAEDAFEGVEREEDTSVFYGECTPSMKNGAQVAESIKVDETEKRRRVCVGGGRSDKESHLQPLDEHSREKEADGETEVEIMLFEYNKAESMDEQTKCHRLEGENKDWQLEERVEDKGLGDQRLIEGLQWDKEDDASSETEIETEEEGEEGRGVADGCPSEFIPSSSLEIPQRDELSEFYFPDTLEELEPPPICPPPSTSISQPSIPSLFSHTICLVLSLSAAAKPSFPTLLFLSIFLLSLRRSPPLPSLASLVLSAELAFLALFFSYLFLRSVWSLSLSAFFSLVLWASGLFSMSLALSLGLYYVPLALISAFFLSSPSLFLSLYLVLVLVVRPARVFLQNAPRKLARLWVRLLFRLPKPLFTLCQSLTGGMAERSLFDMFPKAGRNCGGRHSRIPVPARSLPIELQAKHESWVYVWVKRFARRPLGVVADLANSLVLRLANKILKKLPLHYLSKLRALGLLREEKQSRLPRLLPREVREQKRRMRERRERERRRREREMVHREEGRWECGLRRTSSGRSTRGKIVPWR
- the taok2b gene encoding serine/threonine-protein kinase TAO2 isoform X2, whose protein sequence is MPSSVRAGSLKDPEVAELFFREDPEKLFTDLREIGHGSFGAVYFAHDIRTNEVVAIKKMSYSGKQSNEKWQDIIKEVKFLQKLRHPNTVEYKGCYLREHTAWLVMEYCLGSASDLIEVHKKPLQEVEIAAIIHGALQGLVYLHSHNMIHRDVKAGNILLTEPGQVKLGDFGSASIVAPANSFVGTPYWMAPEVILAMDEGQYDGKVDVWSLGITCIELAERKPPLFNMNAMSALYHIAQNESPVLQSNHWSDYFRNFVDSCLQKIAQDRPTSDVLLKHHFLCRERPQTVVMDLIARTKDAVRELDNLQYRKMKKILFQETHNGPAAEGTEEEEDVEQYMLRTGTVNSMESSHSLPSMSISASSQSSSVNSLADGSDDSGEMAMMQEGEHTVTSNSSVLHKPLSHDNIYDEPYQPEADSQQQGPSGGGGGGGGRRRRGRDHFATIRTASLVTRQIQEHEQGSALREQMTGYKRMRRQHQKQLMALENKLKAEMDEHQLRLDKELETQRNNFSSESDKLSKKHQAVLEKEGKNATTEEKKFQQHILTQQKKELTTLLESQKRQYRQRKEQLKEELNENQSTPKREKQEWLVQQKECLQQHQAEEEAGLLRRQRQYYELQCRQYKRKMLLSRHNMEQDLLREELNKKQTLKDLECAMLLRHHESTQELEMRQLSLVQRTRAELIRTQHQSELTNQLEYNKRREQELRQKHAVEVRQQPKSLRVSERDSMESSGAGPDGYGVGIDDSCSELAQERAEDAFEGVEREEDTSVFYGECTPSMKNGAQVAESIKVDETEKRRRVCVGGGRSDKESHLQPLDEHSREKEADGETEVEIMLFEYNKAESMDEQTKCHRLEGENKDWQLEERVEDKGLGDQRLIEGLQWDKEDDASSETEIETEEEGEEGRGVADGCPSEFIPSSSLEIPQRDELSEFYFPDTLEELEPPPICPPPSTSISQPSIPSLFSHTICLVLSLSAAAKPSFPTLLFLSIFLLSLRRSPPLPSLASLVLSAELAFLALFFSYLFLRSVWSLSLSAFFSLVLWASGLFSMSLALSLGLYYVPLALISAFFLSSPSLFLSLYLVLVLVVRPARVFLQNAPRKLARLWVRLLFRLPKPLFTLCQSLTGGMAERSLFDMFPKAGRNCGGRHSRIPVPARSLPIELQAKHESWVYVWVKRFARRPLGVVADLANSLVLRLANKILKKLPLHYLSKLRALGLLREEKQSRLPRLLPREVREQKRRMRERRERERRRREREMVHREEGRWECGLRRTSSGRSTRGKIVPWR